One Thermodesulfatator atlanticus DSM 21156 DNA window includes the following coding sequences:
- a CDS encoding putative glycoside hydrolase, whose protein sequence is MSNLVPGKLIAFILCLLTFAAGPQVSLAKKFGFPETISRIAIFADQLPPQLNDAQVKFAATHYVGSQKLTLDLSKRIRKYNPDFVVIHYHLGIWQQQPAHQFIIDGKHWGNDWPFVTKHEDWFWHNERGERVRSRMDGKYLMNIMNPEFRRYWKKSLARQIIAGKYQGVFLDSSSPALLPWEAAHADPRLAKDAVIKRPFKELAGLTWSEAYEDFMKDLTTFLEFLGFATLPNIGALFTTWDTTDYYTTASGAFMEGAFDTTSRKDWKLAMERTLRLIRNDKIVIFQSYLKKPNDYRKRMYYLACYLLIKGKYSYLFYFVGPIFSWYPEWEVALGKYQRPVNSLKALEIKPGLYAREYEKGKVFVNIGKRTRVLSFERPVYVVIPQGGGPVTKNGHAKGRLIYQKANQVKIVPWQGLIVLYNLPDKPSP, encoded by the coding sequence ATGTCAAATTTGGTGCCAGGCAAATTAATTGCTTTTATTCTTTGCCTTCTAACCTTTGCCGCAGGCCCGCAAGTCTCTTTGGCTAAAAAATTTGGCTTTCCAGAAACAATATCTCGCATAGCCATATTTGCGGATCAGCTACCACCTCAACTCAATGACGCCCAGGTCAAATTTGCTGCTACTCATTACGTTGGTAGCCAAAAGCTTACCCTTGATCTCAGTAAGAGGATCCGCAAATACAATCCAGATTTTGTCGTTATCCATTACCATCTTGGGATCTGGCAGCAGCAGCCGGCCCACCAATTTATCATTGACGGCAAACATTGGGGAAATGACTGGCCCTTTGTTACCAAACACGAAGACTGGTTTTGGCATAACGAGCGCGGGGAGCGCGTGCGCTCAAGGATGGACGGCAAATATTTGATGAACATTATGAACCCTGAATTCCGAAGATACTGGAAAAAATCTCTGGCCAGACAAATAATAGCCGGGAAATATCAGGGAGTTTTTCTTGATTCTTCCTCTCCTGCGCTTCTTCCCTGGGAAGCTGCACATGCTGACCCAAGACTGGCGAAAGACGCTGTTATCAAGAGACCTTTTAAAGAACTTGCCGGCCTTACTTGGAGTGAGGCTTACGAAGACTTCATGAAAGATTTGACCACTTTTCTGGAGTTTTTGGGTTTTGCCACCCTTCCCAATATCGGTGCTCTTTTTACCACCTGGGACACCACCGACTACTACACCACAGCCTCAGGGGCTTTTATGGAAGGGGCCTTTGATACCACCTCGCGTAAAGACTGGAAATTGGCCATGGAACGTACTTTACGTCTTATACGGAATGACAAAATCGTAATCTTTCAGTCCTACCTTAAAAAGCCTAACGATTACCGCAAGCGCATGTATTACCTGGCCTGTTACTTGTTGATAAAAGGTAAATATAGCTATCTCTTTTATTTCGTTGGGCCTATATTTTCCTGGTACCCTGAGTGGGAAGTTGCCCTGGGGAAATACCAAAGGCCTGTTAACTCCCTCAAGGCTCTGGAAATCAAGCCCGGGCTTTATGCGAGAGAGTACGAAAAAGGAAAAGTCTTCGTAAATATTGGCAAAAGAACCCGTGTTCTTTCTTTTGAAAGGCCAGTTTACGTGGTTATCCCCCAGGGAGGCGGTCCGGTGACTAAAAACGGCCACGCCAAAGGGCGCCTCATTTATCAGAAGGCTAATCAGGTTAAAATTGTGCCCTGGCAAGGCCTGATAGTGCTTTACAACCTCCCTGATAAGCCGAGTCCCTGA